A stretch of the Streptococcus oralis genome encodes the following:
- a CDS encoding CPBP family intramembrane glutamic endopeptidase, with amino-acid sequence MRKTIHLGICMILMFLYIYLTPLGAITLARIFGLGMDSYIIFLVGEVLLIFFLFVLWLKKKKMLFIFEKKDWRWSYLAFLVACFLIYSFLNGFRMQNIRLIDHSFIFQDLLSELYSNGRETTLSSLIFLIFNISIVPVVEETIYRGYFMNTFFPKSEFYLDVILSSFIFGLSHLVLSHRDPISLIIYSILGLLFAVAYRVTGSLRFTIVCHSFYNAIPYAPSLLFYIYYLIFR; translated from the coding sequence ATGAGAAAGACAATACATTTAGGAATCTGTATGATTTTAATGTTCCTGTACATTTATTTAACTCCATTAGGGGCTATAACTCTAGCTAGAATCTTTGGTTTAGGAATGGACAGCTATATAATCTTTCTAGTTGGAGAAGTGTTGCTTATTTTCTTTTTATTCGTTTTGTGGTTGAAAAAGAAGAAGATGCTCTTTATCTTCGAGAAAAAGGATTGGCGCTGGTCTTATCTCGCTTTCTTAGTGGCTTGCTTTCTTATCTATTCTTTTCTAAATGGATTTAGAATGCAGAATATTCGATTGATTGACCATAGCTTTATTTTCCAAGATCTTCTTTCAGAACTTTACTCAAACGGAAGAGAAACGACTCTATCAAGTCTTATATTTTTAATCTTTAACATTTCGATTGTACCTGTTGTTGAGGAGACAATCTATAGAGGTTATTTTATGAATACCTTCTTTCCGAAGTCGGAATTTTATTTGGATGTGATCTTGTCTTCTTTCATCTTTGGGCTCAGTCACTTGGTTCTATCCCATCGTGACCCCATCAGTCTCATAATTTATAGTATTCTCGGTCTTCTATTTGCAGTTGCTTATCGAGTTACGGGTAGTCTTCGATTTACTATTGTTTGTCATAGTTTCTATAATGCGATTCCCTATGCTCCGTCGCTCTTATTTTATATCTATTATTTGATTTTTAGATAG
- a CDS encoding acetyl-CoA carboxylase carboxyl transferase subunit alpha, which translates to MNIAKIVREAREQSRLTALDFANGIFDEFIELHGDRSFRDDGAVIGGIGWLGEQAVTVVGIQKGKSLHDNLKRNFGQPHPEGYRKALRLMKQAEKFGRPVVTFINTAGAYPGVGAEERGQGEAIARNLMEMSDLKVPIIAIIIGEGGSGGALALAVANRVWMLENSIYAVLSPEGFASILWKDGSRAMEAAELMKITSHELLEMGIVDKVISEAGLSSKELLGCVKNELRAELDRLKELPLDQLIEERYQRFRKY; encoded by the coding sequence ATGAATATTGCAAAAATAGTCAGAGAGGCACGCGAGCAGAGTCGCTTGACTGCACTTGATTTTGCCAATGGAATCTTTGACGAGTTTATCGAATTGCATGGAGATCGCTCTTTCCGTGATGATGGTGCGGTCATCGGTGGAATTGGTTGGTTAGGTGAACAGGCAGTAACTGTCGTTGGTATCCAAAAGGGAAAAAGTCTTCATGACAACCTCAAACGAAATTTTGGGCAACCACATCCAGAAGGCTATCGTAAGGCCTTGCGCCTGATGAAACAGGCAGAAAAGTTTGGCCGTCCAGTTGTGACTTTTATCAATACGGCGGGTGCTTACCCAGGTGTTGGTGCCGAGGAACGTGGACAAGGTGAAGCAATTGCCCGAAACCTGATGGAAATGAGTGACCTCAAGGTTCCAATCATTGCAATTATTATCGGTGAAGGAGGATCTGGTGGGGCCCTAGCTCTAGCCGTAGCTAACCGTGTCTGGATGTTAGAAAACTCAATCTACGCAGTACTTAGCCCGGAAGGATTTGCCTCTATCCTTTGGAAGGATGGAAGTCGTGCTATGGAAGCGGCGGAGTTGATGAAAATCACTTCACATGAACTCCTAGAAATGGGAATCGTAGACAAGGTAATCTCAGAAGCAGGGCTGTCAAGTAAAGAACTGCTAGGTTGCGTTAAAAATGAATTGCGTGCAGAACTAGATAGGTTGAAAGAACTACCACTCGACCAACTTATCGAAGAACGTTACCAACGTTTTAGAAAATACTAA
- the accD gene encoding acetyl-CoA carboxylase, carboxyltransferase subunit beta, protein MALFSKKDKYIRINPNRSVRQKPQAKPEVPDELFSQCPGCKHTIYQKDLGSERICPHCSYTFRISAQERLDLTIDSGSFVEMFTGIETQDPLNFPGYQKKLATMREKTGLDEAVLTGTASIKGQKVALGIMDSNFIMASMGTVVGEKITRLFEYATVENLPVVLFTASGGARMQEGIMSLMQMAKISAAVQRHSKAGLFYLTILTDPTTGGVTASFAMEGDIILAEPQSLVGFAGRRVIENTVRETLPDDFQKAEFLLEHGFVDAIVKRRELPETIAKLVRLHGGSRG, encoded by the coding sequence ATGGCTCTATTTAGTAAAAAGGATAAGTATATTCGGATTAATCCTAACCGTTCCGTAAGGCAGAAACCACAAGCCAAGCCTGAGGTTCCGGATGAACTCTTCTCCCAGTGTCCTGGTTGTAAACACACCATTTACCAAAAGGATCTTGGGAGCGAACGAATTTGTCCCCATTGTAGCTATACTTTCCGTATTTCAGCTCAGGAACGCTTGGATTTGACGATTGATTCTGGTAGCTTTGTGGAGATGTTTACAGGTATTGAAACTCAAGATCCATTAAACTTTCCTGGCTACCAGAAAAAACTTGCAACAATGCGTGAAAAGACAGGTTTGGATGAAGCAGTACTAACTGGTACAGCTAGCATCAAGGGACAAAAAGTTGCCCTTGGGATCATGGATTCTAACTTTATCATGGCTTCTATGGGAACAGTTGTGGGTGAAAAAATCACGCGCTTGTTTGAGTATGCAACGGTAGAAAACTTGCCAGTCGTTCTCTTCACAGCTTCTGGTGGAGCCCGTATGCAAGAAGGAATCATGAGCTTGATGCAGATGGCTAAGATTTCTGCGGCAGTTCAACGTCATTCTAAGGCAGGACTTTTTTACCTAACTATTTTAACGGATCCGACAACAGGTGGGGTGACCGCTTCTTTTGCTATGGAAGGTGATATTATCCTAGCGGAACCCCAAAGTTTGGTTGGTTTTGCTGGGCGTCGTGTTATCGAAAATACAGTTCGTGAGACCTTGCCGGATGACTTCCAAAAGGCAGAATTTCTGCTTGAACATGGATTTGTTGATGCAATTGTCAAACGGAGAGAATTGCCTGAAACAATTGCTAAATTAGTGAGATTGCATGGAGGAAGTCGCGGATGA
- the accC gene encoding acetyl-CoA carboxylase biotin carboxylase subunit, with amino-acid sequence MFRKILIANRGEIAVRIIRAARELGIATVAVYSTADKEALHTLLADEAICIGPGKATESYLNINAILSAAVLTEVEAIHPGFGFLSENSKFATMCDEVGIKFIGPSGAVMDTMGDKINAREQMIKAGVPVIPGSDGEVHTAEEALAVAEKIGYPVMLKASAGGGGKGIRKVEKAEDLVAAFETASSEAKANFGNGAMYLERVIYPARHIEVQILADQEGHVVHLGERDCSLQRNNQKVLEESPSIAIGKTLRHEIGAAAVRAAESVGYENAGTIEFLLDEASGNFYFMEMNTRVQVEHPVTEFVSGVDIVKEQIRIAAGQPLPFKQEDIVLQGHAIECRINAENPAFNFAPSPGKITNLYLPSGGVGLRVDSAVYPGYTIPPYYDSMIAKIIVHGENRFDALMKMQRALYELDIEGVQTNADFQLDLISDRRVIAGDYDTSFLMETFLPKYQEKE; translated from the coding sequence ATGTTTCGTAAAATTTTGATTGCCAACCGTGGTGAGATTGCGGTTCGCATTATTCGAGCTGCGCGTGAATTGGGCATTGCGACCGTAGCAGTCTATTCAACTGCTGATAAGGAAGCTCTTCACACACTCCTAGCAGATGAAGCTATCTGTATCGGACCTGGTAAGGCGACAGAATCTTATCTCAATATCAACGCTATTTTATCTGCTGCAGTATTGACAGAAGTAGAAGCCATCCACCCAGGTTTTGGTTTTCTTAGCGAAAACTCCAAGTTTGCCACGATGTGTGATGAAGTGGGAATTAAGTTCATCGGTCCTTCTGGTGCTGTGATGGACACCATGGGAGATAAGATCAATGCACGTGAGCAAATGATCAAGGCTGGAGTTCCAGTTATCCCAGGATCTGATGGTGAAGTTCACACGGCTGAAGAGGCGCTTGCAGTTGCAGAAAAAATTGGCTATCCAGTCATGCTTAAGGCATCCGCTGGTGGTGGTGGAAAAGGGATTCGTAAGGTTGAAAAGGCAGAAGACTTGGTGGCAGCCTTTGAGACAGCATCCAGTGAAGCCAAGGCCAATTTTGGAAATGGCGCTATGTATCTTGAGCGTGTGATTTATCCAGCTCGTCATATCGAAGTTCAGATTCTTGCGGATCAAGAGGGTCATGTTGTCCATCTTGGTGAACGGGACTGTTCACTCCAACGGAATAACCAAAAGGTCTTAGAAGAAAGCCCATCCATTGCAATTGGCAAAACCCTTCGTCATGAAATTGGTGCTGCAGCCGTTCGTGCAGCAGAGTCTGTAGGTTATGAAAATGCAGGGACGATTGAATTTCTTCTCGATGAAGCGAGTGGCAATTTCTACTTCATGGAAATGAATACTCGTGTGCAAGTTGAACACCCAGTCACAGAGTTTGTTTCAGGTGTTGATATCGTGAAGGAACAGATTCGCATTGCAGCCGGGCAACCTTTACCTTTCAAACAAGAAGATATTGTCCTACAAGGTCATGCTATCGAGTGCCGGATCAATGCAGAAAATCCAGCATTTAACTTTGCCCCAAGCCCAGGTAAAATTACCAATCTCTATCTACCAAGTGGTGGAGTTGGCTTGCGCGTGGACTCAGCAGTTTATCCAGGTTATACCATTCCCCCTTACTATGATAGTATGATTGCCAAAATCATTGTTCATGGGGAGAATCGTTTTGATGCTCTTATGAAGATGCAACGGGCACTTTATGAACTTGATATTGAAGGAGTGCAAACCAATGCAGACTTCCAGTTGGATCTGATTTCAGACCGCAGAGTTATCGCTGGTGACTACGATACTTCCTTCTTGATGGAAACTTTCTTGCCAAAATACCAAGAAAAAGAATAG
- the fabZ gene encoding 3-hydroxyacyl-ACP dehydratase FabZ: MIDIQGIKEALPHRYPMLLVDRVLEVSEDTIVAIKNVTINEPFFNGHFPQYPVMPGVLIMEALAQTAGVLELSKPENKGKLVFYAGMDKVKFKKQVVPGDQLVMTATFVKRRGTIAVVEAKAEVDGKLAASGTLTFAIGN; encoded by the coding sequence ATGATCGATATTCAAGGAATCAAAGAAGCTCTACCCCATCGCTACCCCATGCTCCTAGTGGATCGTGTCTTGGAAGTGAGCGAGGATACCATTGTTGCCATTAAAAATGTGACCATCAACGAACCTTTCTTCAATGGTCATTTTCCTCAATACCCAGTTATGCCTGGTGTTCTGATTATGGAAGCCTTGGCACAGACTGCGGGTGTCTTGGAATTGTCTAAGCCTGAAAACAAAGGGAAGCTGGTCTTTTACGCTGGCATGGACAAGGTTAAGTTCAAGAAGCAAGTTGTACCAGGTGATCAATTGGTCATGACGGCTACTTTTGTTAAACGTCGTGGTACGATTGCTGTGGTTGAAGCAAAGGCTGAAGTAGATGGTAAGCTTGCAGCGAGTGGTACTCTTACCTTTGCAATTGGAAACTAA
- the accB gene encoding acetyl-CoA carboxylase biotin carboxyl carrier protein: protein MNLNEIKDLMAQFDQSSLREFSYKNGTDELQFSKNEARMVSEAPAQVAPVPTAVVASPVVSAPSTPVESAVEEAPAPAQVAPEGDVVESPLVGVAYLAAGPDKPAFVTVGDSVKKGQTLVIIEAMKVMNEIPAPKDGVVTEILVSNEEMVEFGKGLVRIK from the coding sequence ATGAATTTAAATGAAATCAAGGACTTGATGGCTCAGTTTGACCAATCAAGTTTGAGAGAATTTTCTTATAAAAACGGAACGGACGAATTGCAGTTCAGTAAGAATGAAGCAAGAATGGTTTCTGAAGCACCAGCTCAAGTTGCTCCAGTGCCAACTGCAGTAGTTGCAAGTCCGGTGGTTTCTGCCCCTTCAACTCCAGTTGAGAGTGCAGTGGAAGAAGCACCAGCACCAGCTCAAGTTGCTCCAGAGGGTGATGTCGTTGAGAGTCCACTTGTAGGGGTGGCTTACTTGGCTGCTGGACCAGATAAACCTGCCTTTGTCACAGTTGGAGACAGTGTTAAAAAAGGTCAGACTTTGGTGATCATCGAAGCCATGAAGGTCATGAATGAAATTCCTGCACCTAAGGATGGTGTGGTGACAGAAATTCTCGTTTCAAATGAAGAAATGGTTGAGTTCGGTAAAGGATTGGTACGTATCAAATGA
- the fabF gene encoding beta-ketoacyl-ACP synthase II: MKLNRVVVTGYGLTSPIGNTPEEFWNNLQTGKIGIGEITKFDHSEFAVHNAAEVQDFPFDKYFVKKDTNRFDNYSLYALYAAQEAVTNANLDVEAIDKDRFGVIVASGIGGIKEIEDQVIRLHEKGPKRVKPMTLPKALPNMASGNVAMRFGANGICKSINTACASSNDAIGDAFRSIKFGFQDVMLVGGSESSITPFAIAGFQALTALSTTEDPTRASIPFDKDRNGFVMGEGSGMLVLESLEHAEKRGATILAEVVGYGNTCDAYHMTSPHPEGQGAIKAMKLALEEAEISPEQVAYVNAHGTSTPANEKGESGAIVAVLGKEVPVSSTKSFTGHLLGAAGAVEAIATIEAMRHNYVPMTAGTSELSDYIEANVVYGQGLEQEIPYAISNTFGFGGHNAVLAFKRWENK, translated from the coding sequence ATGAAACTAAATCGAGTTGTAGTAACAGGTTACGGATTGACCTCTCCTATCGGAAATACTCCAGAAGAATTTTGGAACAATTTGCAAACTGGGAAGATTGGAATTGGAGAAATCACTAAGTTTGACCACAGCGAATTTGCTGTGCACAATGCGGCAGAAGTTCAAGATTTCCCATTTGATAAATACTTTGTCAAAAAAGATACCAACCGTTTTGACAACTATTCTTTGTATGCCTTGTATGCGGCTCAAGAAGCGGTGACAAATGCAAATCTTGATGTAGAAGCAATTGATAAAGATCGCTTTGGTGTCATCGTGGCTTCTGGTATTGGAGGAATTAAAGAAATCGAAGATCAGGTTATCCGTCTTCATGAAAAAGGTCCAAAGCGCGTTAAACCAATGACACTTCCAAAAGCCTTGCCAAATATGGCTTCAGGAAATGTTGCCATGCGTTTCGGAGCAAACGGTATCTGTAAATCAATCAATACAGCCTGTGCCTCATCAAACGATGCCATTGGGGATGCCTTCCGCTCTATCAAGTTTGGTTTCCAAGATGTCATGTTAGTTGGTGGATCAGAATCATCTATCACTCCTTTTGCCATCGCTGGTTTCCAAGCATTGACTGCCCTATCAACTACGGAGGATCCAACTCGTGCTTCTATCCCATTTGACAAAGACCGTAATGGTTTTGTGATGGGAGAAGGTTCAGGGATGTTGGTTCTTGAAAGCCTTGAACATGCTGAAAAACGTGGTGCAACTATCTTGGCTGAAGTAGTTGGTTATGGAAATACCTGTGATGCTTACCATATGACTTCACCTCATCCAGAGGGTCAAGGTGCAATTAAGGCTATGAAGTTGGCTTTGGAAGAAGCAGAAATTTCTCCAGAGCAAGTGGCTTACGTCAATGCCCACGGAACTTCAACTCCTGCTAATGAAAAAGGAGAAAGTGGTGCGATCGTAGCTGTCCTTGGTAAAGAAGTACCTGTATCTTCAACCAAGTCCTTTACAGGACACTTACTTGGTGCTGCAGGAGCAGTAGAAGCCATCGCTACCATCGAAGCCATGCGTCATAACTATGTACCAATGACAGCTGGAACAAGTGAGTTGTCAGACTATATCGAAGCGAATGTCGTTTATGGACAAGGCTTGGAGCAAGAAATCCCTTATGCAATTTCAAACACTTTTGGTTTTGGTGGACACAATGCGGTTCTTGCTTTCAAACGTTGGGAGAATAAATAA
- the fabG gene encoding 3-oxoacyl-[acyl-carrier-protein] reductase, protein MQLTNKNVFVTGSSRGIGLAIAHKFAQLGANVVLNSRGAISEELLAEFSNYGVKVVPISGDVSDFADAKRMVDQAITELGSVDVLVNNAGITQDTLMLKMTEEDFEKVIKINLTGAFNMTQAVLKQMIKAREGAIINMSSVVGLMGNIGQANYAASKAGLIGFTKSVAREVANRNVRVNALAPGMIESDMTAVLSDKVKEATLAQIPMKHFGQAEHIADATVFLAGQDYLTGQVLAVDGGLSM, encoded by the coding sequence ATGCAACTTACAAATAAAAATGTCTTTGTAACAGGTTCAAGTCGTGGTATCGGACTTGCCATTGCTCACAAATTTGCCCAACTAGGCGCTAATGTAGTTTTGAATAGTCGAGGAGCAATCTCAGAAGAATTGCTGGCTGAGTTTTCAAACTATGGTGTCAAAGTAGTACCGATTTCAGGTGATGTTTCAGACTTTGCAGATGCCAAGCGTATGGTAGATCAAGCGATTACAGAACTCGGTTCTGTTGATGTCTTGGTCAACAATGCTGGAATCACTCAAGATACGCTTATGCTCAAGATGACCGAAGAAGACTTTGAAAAAGTGATTAAGATTAACTTGACAGGTGCCTTCAACATGACGCAAGCAGTCTTGAAACAGATGATCAAGGCACGTGAAGGTGCGATCATCAATATGTCGAGTGTGGTCGGTTTGATGGGAAATATCGGACAAGCCAACTATGCGGCTTCCAAAGCTGGTTTGATTGGTTTTACCAAATCAGTAGCGCGTGAGGTTGCCAATCGCAATGTGCGTGTAAATGCTCTTGCACCAGGGATGATTGAGTCAGATATGACTGCTGTTTTGTCTGATAAGGTCAAGGAAGCGACATTGGCCCAAATCCCAATGAAACATTTTGGACAAGCAGAACATATCGCAGATGCTACAGTGTTCCTGGCTGGACAGGATTATTTGACTGGACAAGTTCTCGCTGTTGATGGCGGACTTAGCATGTAA
- the fabD gene encoding ACP S-malonyltransferase gives MTKTAFLFAGQGAQYLGMGRDLYDRYPIVKETIDQASQVLGYDLRDLIDKEETKLNQTRYTQPAILATSVAIYRLLKEKGYQPDMVAGLSLGEYSALVASGALDFEDAVALVAKRGAYMEESAPAGSGKMVAVLNTPVEVIEEACETASKIGVVTPANYNTPSQIVIGGEVAAVDHAVELLQEAGAKRLIPLNVSGPFHTALLEPASQQLAGALEGVSFSDFTCPLVGNTEAAVMEKDRIQELLTRQVKEPVRFYESIAVMQDAGVTNFIEIGPGKVLSGFVKKIDKTAKLANVEDQASLDALLGN, from the coding sequence ATGACTAAAACAGCCTTTCTATTTGCAGGTCAAGGTGCTCAGTATCTAGGAATGGGGCGTGATCTCTATGATCGCTATCCTATCGTCAAGGAAACAATTGACCAAGCCAGTCAGGTTTTGGGTTATGACCTTCGTGACTTGATTGATAAGGAAGAAACCAAGTTAAACCAGACTCGCTATACGCAACCAGCAATTTTAGCGACTTCGGTTGCTATTTACCGACTATTGAAAGAAAAGGGTTATCAGCCAGATATGGTAGCAGGATTGTCTCTTGGGGAATATTCTGCTCTTGTAGCAAGTGGTGCCTTGGACTTTGAGGATGCAGTTGCCTTGGTTGCTAAGCGTGGTGCTTATATGGAAGAATCTGCACCTGCAGGCTCTGGAAAGATGGTTGCGGTCCTTAATACTCCAGTTGAAGTAATTGAGGAAGCTTGTGAAACAGCCTCTAAAATTGGAGTAGTGACTCCAGCTAACTACAACACCCCAAGCCAAATCGTTATCGGTGGTGAGGTGGCTGCGGTTGACCACGCAGTTGAACTCTTGCAGGAAGCAGGAGCAAAACGATTGATTCCTTTAAATGTATCTGGTCCTTTCCATACAGCCCTTCTTGAGCCAGCCAGTCAGCAACTAGCTGGAGCTCTTGAGGGAGTGAGTTTCTCTGACTTTACTTGCCCACTAGTCGGCAATACGGAAGCTGCTGTTATGGAAAAAGATCGAATCCAAGAGCTTTTAACGCGTCAGGTCAAAGAACCTGTTCGTTTTTATGAAAGTATTGCTGTGATGCAGGATGCTGGGGTAACCAACTTTATTGAAATTGGTCCTGGTAAGGTCCTATCAGGCTTTGTCAAAAAAATCGATAAAACAGCTAAGCTAGCTAACGTTGAAGACCAAGCAAGCTTGGATGCTTTGTTAGGAAACTAA
- the fabK gene encoding enoyl-[acyl-carrier-protein] reductase FabK yields the protein MKTRITELLNIDYPIFQGGMAWVADGDLAGAVSKAGGLGIIGGGNAPKEVVKANIDKIKSLTDKPFGVNIMLLSPFVEDIVDLVIEEGVKVVTTGAGNPSKYMTRFHDAGITVIPVVPSVALAKRMEKIGADAVIAEGMEAGGHIGKLTTMTLVRQVAAAVSIPVIAAGGIADGEGVAAGFMLGAEAVQVGTRFVVAKESNAHPKYKEKILKARDIDTTISAQHFGHAVRAIKNQLTRDFEQAEKDAFKQENPDLEIFEQMGAGALAKAVVHGDVEGGSVMAGQIAGLVSKEETVEEILKDLYYGAAKKIQEEASRWAGVVRND from the coding sequence ATGAAAACACGTATTACAGAATTATTGAACATTGATTATCCTATTTTTCAAGGAGGAATGGCCTGGGTTGCAGATGGTGACTTGGCTGGTGCAGTATCAAAAGCTGGTGGTCTAGGGATTATCGGTGGTGGGAATGCACCTAAAGAGGTCGTAAAGGCTAATATCGATAAAATCAAATCACTTACGGACAAACCTTTTGGTGTCAACATCATGCTCTTGTCACCTTTTGTAGAAGACATCGTTGATCTCGTGATTGAAGAAGGGGTCAAGGTTGTTACAACTGGTGCAGGAAATCCAAGTAAATACATGACTCGTTTCCATGATGCAGGAATTACAGTTATTCCCGTTGTTCCAAGTGTTGCTTTGGCAAAACGCATGGAAAAAATTGGTGCAGATGCGGTTATTGCAGAGGGAATGGAAGCCGGTGGGCATATTGGTAAATTGACGACGATGACCTTGGTTCGCCAAGTTGCTGCAGCTGTTTCAATTCCAGTTATCGCAGCTGGAGGAATTGCGGACGGTGAAGGTGTCGCTGCAGGCTTTATGCTTGGTGCTGAGGCCGTTCAAGTTGGTACGCGTTTCGTAGTAGCTAAGGAATCTAACGCCCATCCAAAATACAAGGAAAAAATCTTAAAAGCGCGTGATATTGATACGACTATTTCAGCTCAACACTTTGGACATGCTGTTCGTGCCATTAAAAACCAATTGACACGTGACTTTGAGCAGGCTGAAAAAGATGCCTTTAAACAAGAAAATCCAGATTTAGAAATCTTTGAACAAATGGGGGCTGGTGCTCTTGCTAAAGCCGTTGTTCATGGAGATGTAGAAGGTGGATCTGTCATGGCAGGTCAGATCGCTGGTTTGGTTTCTAAAGAGGAAACTGTCGAAGAAATCCTAAAAGATCTATACTATGGCGCAGCCAAAAAAATTCAAGAAGAAGCCTCTCGTTGGGCAGGAGTTGTAAGAAATGACTAA
- a CDS encoding acyl carrier protein, with amino-acid sequence MAVFEKVQEIIVEELGKDASEVTLESTFDDLDADSLDLFQVISEIEDAFDIQIEAEDNLKTVGDLVAYVEEQTK; translated from the coding sequence ATGGCAGTATTTGAAAAAGTACAAGAAATTATCGTTGAAGAACTTGGGAAAGACGCATCAGAAGTAACACTTGAATCTACTTTTGATGATTTGGATGCAGATTCATTGGACTTGTTCCAAGTAATCTCTGAAATCGAAGATGCTTTCGATATCCAAATCGAAGCAGAAGATAACTTGAAAACAGTTGGTGACTTGGTTGCCTACGTTGAAGAGCAAACAAAATAA